In Chromobacterium rhizoryzae, one genomic interval encodes:
- a CDS encoding DUF6538 domain-containing protein: MTTSTPVPAYTYINPDGVYFFQLRVPKDIAALPASQRHGLPSSLIRKSLKTHSRVEAAKRVGGLLAHYLTLFDQVRTDSGLVVPPRGYQEPVVLKQLTLSEAESIALKYREATERKALEVARPFMALTPNQADEWKVTVDPGMARELTIRGSQESQPCQDLERFYQQNAIEIDHPSKQLVTALSVRTLNTMLQEDAVTATIELARAREAQLPTSKQMPLLSLVNELVARKKPRPDRERAYRAVAASYEEYLKRKAIVPDDFERSRLLEYRNDVLRTNKISSWNAYTASIMNMLINLAFELELISRPFSIRLSADEEKATRRALKLPIHDQSDEERRAFTDQELKAIKSFRVYRQHSEYLDFLLFTGMRCTEAAQLMPSDVIETKGHGLFVRVRDTEGRSVKTAASVRTVPVPNGSLTDYIKSNMDKQYLFPRIAPDDCPPEKRANLIIDKFSRQKQRAGFDKQVTLYSFRHAWKHRARAARVEDYLSDYITGHSNKNNQVAMDYGQGFDTVYNRLREASDAVLQKIIEADQAIN; the protein is encoded by the coding sequence ATGACGACCAGCACCCCTGTTCCCGCCTACACATATATCAACCCCGATGGAGTGTATTTTTTCCAACTACGCGTACCAAAAGATATAGCAGCACTACCGGCTTCACAGAGACATGGATTGCCTTCTAGCTTGATTCGTAAAAGTTTAAAAACGCATTCGCGGGTAGAAGCCGCCAAGCGGGTGGGTGGGCTGCTTGCCCATTACCTCACTCTGTTTGATCAGGTCAGGACTGACAGCGGTCTTGTGGTGCCGCCTAGAGGTTATCAAGAACCTGTTGTTCTTAAGCAGCTTACGCTATCAGAGGCTGAGTCTATTGCTTTGAAATACCGTGAAGCAACAGAGCGCAAAGCGCTCGAAGTTGCCCGCCCATTCATGGCGTTGACCCCAAATCAAGCAGATGAGTGGAAGGTAACTGTTGATCCTGGGATGGCAAGAGAATTGACTATTAGAGGTTCACAAGAAAGTCAGCCATGTCAAGACCTGGAGCGCTTTTATCAGCAGAATGCCATAGAAATTGATCATCCATCGAAACAGTTGGTAACAGCCCTTAGTGTCAGAACCTTAAATACGATGCTTCAGGAAGACGCTGTGACGGCCACGATTGAGCTTGCGAGGGCGAGAGAGGCGCAGCTTCCCACTAGCAAGCAAATGCCGCTACTAAGCCTTGTGAACGAGCTTGTAGCGCGTAAAAAACCAAGGCCGGACAGAGAGAGAGCATATAGGGCCGTTGCGGCAAGCTATGAAGAATACCTCAAGCGTAAGGCAATAGTTCCAGACGACTTTGAGAGGTCCAGGTTGTTGGAGTACCGTAACGATGTGTTACGCACAAACAAGATAAGCTCATGGAACGCTTATACGGCGTCAATCATGAATATGCTGATTAACCTTGCATTTGAGCTAGAGCTTATTTCTCGGCCATTTAGCATTCGACTGAGTGCGGATGAGGAAAAGGCTACAAGGCGAGCGTTGAAGCTTCCCATTCATGATCAGAGTGATGAGGAGAGGAGGGCATTCACAGATCAAGAGCTTAAGGCCATTAAGAGCTTTAGAGTGTACAGGCAGCATTCAGAGTATTTGGATTTTTTATTATTTACAGGCATGAGATGTACAGAAGCTGCGCAGCTAATGCCGTCAGATGTGATTGAGACAAAGGGGCATGGCTTGTTTGTGCGTGTTAGAGATACTGAGGGGCGAAGCGTAAAAACAGCTGCGTCTGTTCGAACAGTTCCTGTGCCCAATGGAAGTTTAACGGATTATATAAAGTCCAACATGGATAAGCAGTATCTTTTTCCACGAATCGCTCCAGATGATTGCCCGCCAGAAAAGAGGGCTAACCTTATTATTGATAAATTCAGTAGGCAAAAGCAAAGGGCCGGATTTGATAAGCAGGTTACGCTGTATAGTTTTCGCCATGCATGGAAACACAGGGCAAGAGCTGCAAGGGTTGAGGACTACCTATCCGACTATATCACCGGGCATAGCAATAAAAACAATCAAGTCGCCATGGACTATGGGCAAGGGTTTGATACGGTATATAACCGCCTTAGAGAGGCATCTGACGCGGTGCTTCAGAAAATTATCGAGGCAGATCAGGCCATCAACTAG
- a CDS encoding DNA translocase FtsK, whose product MRFFKRKAVVKNSQTPLPPQLASLLREAWWLLMAVLAVYLVLVLASYSPLDPSWSHSSSDPTVRNYGGAFGAWLSDMLLYVFGLSAWWLVVFCLVAIAWGYQRMETLGFKLNPITVAAIGGFLLLLFSSASIEAIILAEKALNLPLSAGGMLGHFIGLGIAHGLGLSGAYLLLSVLAAIGFSLFTGLSWLDIMERLGGALEDGALKLWHSWQARKDREIGKEIAQKREAKITTEKKKNEEKIPLRIEPPVLDVPLSTKAQKPVQHSLFADPKDGALPGLTLLEAPKEQQEPVSQDTVEYTSRLIERKLADFGVDVKVVAAYPGPVITRYEVEPAVGVKGAQVVNLMKDLARALSLVSIRVVETIPGKTYMGLELPNPKRQIVRLSEIVGSDGYQNMASRLTMALGKDIAGQPVSADLAKMPHVLVAGTTGSGKSVAINAMILSLLYKSTPKEVRLIMVDPKMLELSIYEGIPHLLAPVVTDMKQAANALNWCVAEMERRYKLMSKLGVRNLAGFNQKIKDADKAGEKIPNPFSLSPETPEPLDTLPLIVVVIDELADLMMVAGKKIEELIARLAQKARAAGIHLILATQRPSVDVITGLIKANIPTRIAFQVSSKIDSRTILDQMGAETLLGQGDMLYLPPGTGYPVRVHGAFVADEEVHHVVEFLKSTGGPDYVEGILTGQSEGDDGASSGLDGESDGEADPLYDEAVAIVLKTRKASISSVQRHLRIGYNRAARLIEQMESAGLVSAMESNGNRAVLAPSRED is encoded by the coding sequence ATGCGATTTTTCAAGCGCAAAGCCGTAGTCAAAAACAGCCAGACGCCGCTGCCGCCGCAGCTGGCCTCGCTGCTGCGCGAGGCGTGGTGGCTGCTGATGGCCGTGCTGGCCGTCTATCTGGTGCTGGTGCTGGCCAGCTACTCCCCGCTCGACCCCTCCTGGTCCCATAGCTCTTCCGACCCCACGGTGCGCAACTACGGCGGCGCTTTCGGCGCCTGGCTGTCCGATATGCTGCTCTATGTGTTCGGCCTGTCCGCCTGGTGGCTGGTGGTGTTCTGCCTGGTGGCCATCGCCTGGGGCTATCAGCGGATGGAAACCCTGGGCTTCAAGCTCAATCCCATCACCGTCGCCGCCATCGGTGGCTTTCTGCTACTGCTGTTTTCCAGCGCCAGCATTGAAGCCATCATCCTGGCCGAAAAAGCGCTGAATCTGCCGCTGTCCGCCGGCGGCATGCTGGGACATTTCATCGGCCTAGGCATCGCCCACGGCCTGGGCCTGTCCGGCGCCTATCTCTTGCTCAGCGTGCTGGCCGCCATCGGCTTCTCCCTGTTCACCGGCCTGTCCTGGCTGGACATCATGGAACGCCTGGGCGGCGCGCTGGAAGACGGCGCCTTGAAGCTGTGGCACAGCTGGCAGGCGCGCAAGGACAGGGAAATCGGCAAGGAAATCGCGCAGAAGCGCGAAGCCAAGATCACCACCGAGAAAAAGAAGAACGAAGAGAAAATCCCTCTGCGCATCGAACCGCCGGTGCTGGACGTGCCGCTGTCCACCAAGGCGCAAAAGCCGGTGCAGCACTCCTTGTTCGCCGATCCCAAGGACGGCGCGCTGCCCGGCCTGACGCTGCTGGAAGCGCCCAAGGAGCAGCAGGAGCCGGTATCGCAGGACACGGTGGAATACACCTCGCGGCTAATCGAACGCAAGCTGGCCGACTTCGGCGTCGACGTCAAAGTGGTGGCCGCCTATCCCGGCCCGGTGATCACCCGCTACGAGGTGGAGCCCGCGGTGGGCGTCAAGGGCGCTCAGGTGGTCAACCTGATGAAGGACCTGGCGCGCGCGCTGTCCCTGGTGTCCATCCGCGTGGTGGAGACCATTCCCGGCAAAACCTATATGGGCCTGGAGCTGCCCAATCCCAAACGCCAGATCGTGCGTCTGTCGGAAATCGTCGGCTCCGACGGCTACCAGAACATGGCCTCCCGGCTGACCATGGCGCTGGGCAAGGACATCGCCGGCCAGCCCGTGTCCGCCGACCTCGCCAAGATGCCGCACGTGCTGGTGGCCGGCACCACCGGCTCCGGCAAATCCGTGGCCATCAACGCGATGATCTTGTCCCTGCTCTACAAGTCCACGCCCAAGGAAGTGCGGCTGATCATGGTCGACCCCAAGATGCTGGAATTGTCGATCTACGAAGGCATTCCGCATCTGCTGGCCCCGGTGGTCACCGATATGAAACAGGCCGCCAACGCGCTGAACTGGTGCGTGGCGGAGATGGAGCGCCGCTACAAGCTGATGTCCAAGCTGGGCGTGCGCAATCTGGCCGGCTTCAATCAGAAGATCAAGGACGCGGACAAGGCCGGCGAGAAGATCCCCAACCCCTTCAGCCTGTCGCCGGAAACGCCTGAACCGCTGGACACCCTGCCGCTGATCGTGGTGGTGATCGACGAGCTGGCCGACCTGATGATGGTGGCCGGCAAAAAGATCGAGGAATTGATCGCGCGGCTGGCGCAGAAGGCGCGCGCCGCCGGCATCCATCTGATCCTGGCCACTCAGCGGCCGTCGGTGGACGTGATCACCGGCCTGATCAAGGCCAATATCCCGACGCGGATCGCCTTCCAGGTGTCCAGCAAGATAGACAGCCGCACCATTCTGGACCAGATGGGCGCGGAAACCCTGCTGGGCCAGGGCGACATGCTCTATCTGCCGCCGGGCACCGGCTACCCGGTGCGGGTGCACGGCGCCTTCGTCGCCGACGAGGAAGTCCACCATGTGGTGGAGTTCCTGAAAAGCACCGGCGGACCGGATTACGTGGAAGGCATTCTCACCGGCCAAAGCGAGGGCGACGACGGCGCGTCCTCCGGCCTCGACGGCGAATCCGACGGCGAAGCCGACCCGCTTTACGATGAAGCCGTCGCCATCGTGCTCAAGACGCGCAAGGCGTCCATCTCCTCGGTGCAGCGTCATCTGCGCATAGGCTACAACCGCGCCGCGCGGCTGATCGAGCAAATGGAGTCCGCCGGCCTGGTTTCGGCGATGGAAAGCAACGGCAACCGCGCAGTGCTGGCGCCGTCCCGCGAAGACTAA
- a CDS encoding branched-chain amino acid ABC transporter substrate-binding protein, translating to MNKYVRLSVIAAAAMTLAACGKQEQPAANQAASAPAQAAGDGAVVKIGQVSPMSGPISHLGKDNEYGAKLAIADLNAAGVEIGGKKLKFELVSEDDQGDPKIGTQVAQRLVDAGVAGVVGHLNSGTTIPASKIYSDAGIPQISPSATNPDYTKQGFKTTFRVIANDVQQGRALGEFAATGLKAKKIAIIDDRTAYGQGLADQFEAAVKGKGAEVVKREFTTNTATDFNAILTSIKASKPDLIFYGGMDAQAGPLAKQMQRLGLKAKLMGGDGWQTPEFIKLAGEASDGQYASSCGVPRDKMPGFAAFNDKFKKQFNTEVQIYAPYEYDAVMVLVDAMKRAKSTDPKTYLAEVGKTGYTGVTGKIAFDDKGDIKNGAVTVYQVKGGKWEVVSTVGGEAAAAPAASAAQ from the coding sequence ATGAACAAATATGTCCGCCTCAGCGTCATTGCCGCTGCCGCCATGACCCTGGCCGCCTGCGGCAAGCAAGAGCAACCGGCCGCCAACCAGGCGGCTTCGGCCCCGGCTCAAGCCGCAGGCGACGGCGCCGTCGTCAAGATCGGCCAGGTATCGCCGATGTCCGGTCCGATTTCCCATCTGGGCAAGGACAATGAATACGGCGCCAAGCTGGCCATTGCCGACCTGAACGCCGCCGGCGTGGAGATCGGCGGCAAGAAGCTCAAATTCGAACTGGTGTCGGAAGACGACCAGGGCGACCCGAAGATCGGCACCCAAGTAGCGCAGCGCCTGGTTGACGCCGGCGTGGCCGGCGTGGTGGGCCACCTGAACTCCGGCACCACCATCCCCGCGTCCAAGATTTACTCCGACGCCGGCATTCCGCAGATCTCTCCGTCCGCCACCAACCCGGACTACACCAAGCAAGGCTTCAAGACCACTTTCCGCGTGATCGCCAACGACGTGCAGCAAGGCCGCGCGCTGGGCGAATTCGCCGCCACCGGTCTGAAAGCCAAGAAGATCGCCATCATCGACGACCGCACCGCCTACGGCCAGGGCCTGGCCGATCAGTTCGAGGCCGCGGTCAAGGGCAAGGGCGCCGAAGTGGTGAAACGCGAGTTCACCACCAACACCGCCACCGACTTCAACGCCATTCTGACCTCGATCAAGGCCAGCAAGCCGGACCTGATCTTCTACGGTGGCATGGACGCGCAAGCCGGCCCGCTGGCGAAGCAGATGCAGCGCCTGGGCCTCAAGGCCAAGCTGATGGGCGGCGACGGCTGGCAGACGCCGGAATTCATCAAGCTGGCCGGCGAGGCTTCCGACGGCCAGTACGCGTCCAGCTGCGGCGTGCCGCGCGACAAGATGCCGGGCTTCGCGGCGTTCAACGACAAGTTCAAGAAGCAGTTCAACACCGAGGTGCAGATCTACGCGCCGTATGAGTACGACGCGGTGATGGTGCTGGTGGACGCGATGAAACGCGCCAAATCCACCGACCCCAAAACCTATCTGGCCGAAGTGGGCAAGACCGGCTACACCGGCGTGACCGGCAAGATCGCCTTTGACGACAAGGGCGACATCAAGAACGGCGCGGTGACCGTGTACCAGGTCAAGGGCGGCAAGTGGGAAGTGGTGTCCACCGTCGGCGGCGAAGCCGCCGCCGCGCCGGCCGCCAGCGCCGCCCAGTAA
- a CDS encoding DUF4442 domain-containing protein: protein MSRIADKVGKLPAGMRSTVLSMMFGKIVPFLSTAGLRFEEVGHQRLTVSIRNRKKVQNHIRGVHAAAMALLAETSTGFVVGMNMPDDKLMLLKSMKVNYVRRSQGDMRAVASLNAEQIQLMHDTEKGEVLVPVLVTDESGESPIECEMLWAWIPKKRPEQGAAA from the coding sequence ATGAGCCGCATTGCCGACAAAGTGGGCAAGTTGCCGGCGGGAATGCGCAGCACGGTATTGAGCATGATGTTCGGCAAGATCGTGCCGTTTCTGTCCACCGCGGGCCTGCGTTTCGAGGAGGTGGGCCATCAGCGTTTGACGGTGTCCATCCGTAACCGCAAGAAGGTGCAGAACCACATCCGCGGCGTGCACGCCGCGGCGATGGCGCTGCTGGCGGAGACCTCGACCGGCTTCGTCGTCGGCATGAATATGCCGGACGACAAGCTGATGCTGCTCAAATCGATGAAGGTCAACTACGTGCGCCGCTCGCAAGGCGATATGCGCGCGGTGGCCAGTCTGAACGCGGAGCAGATCCAGCTGATGCACGACACGGAAAAGGGCGAGGTGCTGGTGCCGGTGCTGGTCACCGACGAGTCCGGCGAATCGCCGATCGAATGCGAAATGCTGTGGGCGTGGATTCCCAAGAAACGTCCGGAACAAGGAGCGGCGGCATGA
- a CDS encoding site-specific recombinase produces the protein MSENNQSPSLEQALRQISQAPAQLDALSALLQCLRPDDAGKPQQAVVNLQALSYLLEHHAEYRAALRKALLQLLTETRQIPLYTECGILANEGFGSTLLRRVGERILPMPYKADSLQDRFSRLFSWKQDYIWLAAIPDATWHALWRAMAWQENDNADGWQQTRLQLLESVQVLSAQITAIGLEPELVRINPDIERFESPFLNLNAEVQRYVDGYRRDLIEGLPRAEDDKHVLVLLDQCESILNKVRKNARRFGISVNLTYHGLRLAQSIARIRALLAILDPEHDPAAEPHLFQLIVTFARAENRKYSLRDLFKSNVELLALQVTEHAGRHGEHYIAESRKEWSAMAKAAMGAGLIVGFMALIKLMLSRGHLPPLWEGIAFGLNYAIGFIIVQILHLTIATKQPAMTAARIAAVLHENNGQKKQLEDLADLVVKVMRTQFVAILGNVLLAIPTAGLIAFAWQAAFGAPVVDVAKAQSLLHDIDPIHSLALPHAAIAGVFLFLSGLIAGYYDNKAIYRRIPERIASHAGLKRLLGENRAWRLGNYIEHNLGALAGNFYFGMFLGLTGTIGFILGLPIDIRHITFSAANLAFATVAQDFQLPLATVLLGCAGVALIGLTNLAVSFSLALWVALRSRKLSGSLLWPLVPMLLKRFLSAPLSFFLPPKTVAQEDAAADAAAELKNHS, from the coding sequence ATGAGCGAAAACAATCAGTCCCCCAGCCTGGAGCAGGCCTTGCGCCAGATCAGCCAAGCGCCGGCCCAGCTCGACGCCCTGTCCGCGCTGCTGCAGTGCCTGCGCCCCGACGACGCCGGCAAGCCGCAACAAGCCGTCGTCAATCTGCAGGCGCTGTCCTATCTGCTGGAACACCATGCCGAATACCGCGCGGCCCTGCGCAAGGCGCTGCTGCAATTGCTGACCGAAACCCGGCAGATTCCGCTGTACACCGAATGCGGCATCCTGGCCAACGAAGGCTTCGGCTCCACCTTGCTGCGACGCGTCGGCGAACGCATTCTGCCCATGCCTTATAAGGCGGATTCGCTGCAGGACCGCTTCAGCCGGCTGTTCAGCTGGAAGCAGGACTACATCTGGCTGGCGGCCATCCCCGACGCCACCTGGCACGCGCTGTGGCGGGCGATGGCCTGGCAGGAGAACGACAACGCCGACGGCTGGCAACAGACCCGCCTGCAGTTGCTGGAATCGGTGCAAGTGCTGTCGGCCCAGATCACCGCCATCGGCCTGGAGCCGGAGCTGGTGCGCATCAATCCGGACATCGAACGCTTCGAATCGCCGTTTCTCAATCTGAACGCCGAAGTGCAGCGCTACGTCGACGGCTACCGCCGCGATCTGATCGAGGGCCTGCCGCGCGCCGAGGACGACAAGCACGTGCTGGTGCTGCTGGACCAGTGCGAAAGCATACTCAACAAGGTGCGCAAGAACGCGCGCCGCTTCGGCATCTCGGTCAACCTCACCTACCACGGTCTGCGGCTGGCGCAGAGCATCGCCCGCATCCGCGCCTTGCTGGCCATCCTGGACCCGGAACACGACCCGGCCGCGGAACCGCACTTGTTCCAGCTCATCGTCACCTTCGCGCGCGCGGAAAACCGCAAATACAGCCTGCGCGATCTGTTCAAATCCAATGTGGAGCTGCTGGCGCTGCAAGTCACCGAGCACGCCGGCCGCCACGGCGAGCACTACATCGCGGAAAGCCGCAAGGAGTGGTCCGCCATGGCCAAGGCGGCGATGGGCGCCGGCCTCATCGTCGGCTTCATGGCGCTGATCAAGCTGATGCTCAGCCGCGGCCACCTGCCGCCGCTGTGGGAAGGCATCGCCTTCGGCCTCAACTACGCGATCGGCTTCATCATCGTGCAAATCCTGCACCTGACCATCGCCACCAAGCAGCCGGCGATGACCGCCGCGCGCATCGCCGCGGTGCTGCACGAAAACAACGGACAAAAGAAGCAGCTGGAGGACCTGGCCGACCTGGTGGTCAAAGTGATGCGCACCCAGTTCGTCGCCATCCTCGGCAATGTGCTGCTGGCCATCCCCACCGCCGGCCTGATCGCCTTCGCCTGGCAGGCCGCCTTCGGCGCGCCGGTGGTGGACGTGGCCAAGGCGCAAAGTCTGCTGCACGACATCGACCCCATCCACAGCCTGGCGCTGCCCCACGCCGCCATCGCCGGGGTGTTTCTGTTCCTGTCCGGCCTGATCGCCGGTTATTACGACAACAAGGCGATCTACCGCCGCATCCCTGAGCGCATCGCCTCCCACGCCGGGCTGAAGCGGCTATTGGGCGAAAACCGCGCCTGGAGACTGGGCAACTATATCGAACACAATCTGGGCGCGCTGGCCGGCAACTTCTACTTCGGCATGTTCCTGGGCCTGACCGGCACCATAGGCTTCATCCTCGGCCTGCCCATCGATATCCGCCACATCACCTTCTCCGCCGCCAATCTGGCCTTCGCCACCGTGGCGCAGGACTTCCAGCTGCCCCTGGCCACCGTGCTGCTCGGCTGCGCCGGCGTGGCGCTGATCGGCCTGACCAATCTGGCGGTCAGCTTCTCGCTGGCTTTGTGGGTGGCCTTGCGCTCGCGCAAGCTGTCCGGCAGCCTGCTGTGGCCGCTGGTGCCGATGCTGCTCAAGCGCTTCCTCAGCGCGCCGCTGTCCTTCTTCCTGCCGCCCAAGACCGTCGCGCAGGAAGACGCCGCCGCGGACGCCGCCGCCGAGCTCAAAAACCACTCTTGA
- a CDS encoding crotonase/enoyl-CoA hydratase family protein, with translation MINLETIRVELNEHVALIRLNRADKANALNQRMWQDLRAAFEWLDDTPAARVGVLAGEGRHFCSGIDLGMLMGVQAEIADDCEARKREKLRRLILDLQGCVNSLERCRKPVIAAVHGACVGGGLDIALAADFRFAAADAVFSVREIDVGMVADVGSLQRLPRVVGEGLARELALTGRDATAEEALAIRLVNRVLPDADAVLAAALESARLIAGKSPLAMRGCKEVLNYSRDHSVADGLEYVANWNAAMLISEDIQKAGMAILTGHAAQFRD, from the coding sequence ATGATCAATCTGGAAACGATACGCGTCGAGCTGAACGAACACGTGGCCTTGATCCGCCTCAATCGCGCGGACAAGGCCAATGCGCTGAACCAGCGGATGTGGCAGGACTTGCGGGCCGCCTTCGAATGGCTGGACGACACCCCGGCCGCGCGCGTGGGCGTGCTGGCCGGCGAGGGCCGTCATTTCTGTTCCGGCATCGACCTGGGCATGCTGATGGGCGTGCAGGCGGAGATCGCCGACGATTGCGAGGCGCGTAAGCGCGAGAAATTGCGCCGTCTGATCCTGGATCTGCAGGGCTGCGTCAACAGCCTGGAGCGTTGCCGCAAGCCGGTGATCGCCGCGGTGCACGGCGCCTGCGTCGGCGGCGGCCTCGACATCGCGCTGGCGGCGGATTTCCGCTTCGCGGCCGCGGACGCGGTGTTTTCGGTGCGCGAGATCGACGTCGGCATGGTGGCGGACGTGGGCTCGCTGCAACGGCTGCCGCGGGTGGTGGGCGAAGGCCTGGCGCGCGAGCTGGCCTTGACCGGCCGCGACGCGACGGCGGAAGAAGCGTTGGCCATCCGCCTAGTCAACCGCGTGCTGCCGGATGCGGACGCGGTGCTGGCGGCGGCGCTGGAATCGGCGCGGCTGATCGCCGGCAAGTCGCCGCTGGCGATGCGCGGCTGCAAGGAGGTGCTCAATTACAGCCGGGACCACTCGGTGGCGGACGGCCTTGAATATGTGGCGAACTGGAACGCGGCGATGCTGATCTCCGAAGACATCCAGAAGGCCGGTATGGCCATCCTGACCGGGCACGCGGCGCAGTTCCGCGACTGA
- the hemH gene encoding ferrochelatase produces the protein MANFKPEPPFRHDYAPKTGVLLMNLGTPQAPTAKALRPYLKEFLSDRRVIEIPRALWWLILNGVILNTRPAQSAKKYAAIWEKDGSPLYTHTRKQAALIKGQLGEMGLRNLAVDFAMRYGEPSVENVIARMREQGVERLLVLPLYPQYAASSSATALDQVFRALMKLRNMPELRTVRHFHDDPGYIRALAEQVRAHWREHGRGDKLVMSFHGVPRFTRDKGDPYHCECQKTGRLLAEALGLTQQEYQVCFQSRFGRAEWLQPYTSEVLAQLGKDKTGKLDILCPGFIADCLETLEEIAMEGKETFLSHGGGEYRYISCLNENPQWIHAISTMIKQNLAGWCEAPEENAPLRQERAKALGAKT, from the coding sequence ATGGCGAATTTCAAGCCCGAACCCCCGTTTCGTCACGACTACGCGCCCAAGACCGGCGTACTGCTGATGAATCTGGGCACGCCGCAAGCGCCCACCGCCAAGGCGCTGCGCCCCTACCTGAAAGAATTCCTGTCCGACCGCCGCGTGATCGAAATCCCGCGCGCGCTCTGGTGGCTGATCCTCAACGGCGTGATCCTGAACACCCGCCCGGCCCAATCCGCCAAGAAATACGCGGCGATCTGGGAAAAGGACGGCTCGCCGCTCTACACCCATACCCGCAAACAGGCGGCGCTGATCAAGGGCCAGTTGGGCGAGATGGGCTTGCGCAATCTGGCGGTGGACTTCGCCATGCGCTACGGCGAGCCTTCGGTGGAAAATGTGATCGCCCGCATGCGCGAACAAGGCGTGGAACGGCTGCTGGTGCTGCCCTTGTATCCGCAATACGCGGCCTCCTCCAGCGCCACCGCCTTGGACCAGGTCTTCCGCGCGCTGATGAAGCTGCGCAATATGCCGGAGCTGCGCACCGTTCGCCATTTCCACGACGACCCCGGCTATATCCGCGCGCTGGCGGAACAAGTGCGCGCGCATTGGCGCGAACACGGCCGCGGCGACAAATTGGTGATGAGCTTCCACGGCGTGCCGCGCTTCACCCGCGACAAGGGCGACCCCTATCACTGCGAATGCCAGAAAACCGGACGCTTATTGGCGGAAGCGCTGGGCTTGACGCAACAGGAGTACCAAGTCTGTTTCCAAAGCCGTTTCGGCCGCGCGGAATGGCTGCAGCCTTATACCAGCGAAGTATTGGCTCAGTTGGGCAAAGACAAGACCGGCAAGCTGGATATTCTCTGTCCCGGCTTTATCGCCGATTGCCTGGAAACGCTGGAAGAAATCGCGATGGAAGGCAAGGAGACCTTTCTCAGCCATGGCGGCGGCGAATATCGATACATTTCGTGTTTGAATGAAAACCCGCAATGGATTCACGCAATCTCGACTATGATCAAACAGAATCTGGCGGGATGGTGCGAGGCCCCGGAGGAAAACGCCCCGCTGCGCCAGGAACGGGCCAAGGCCTTGGGCGCCAAAACCTGA
- a CDS encoding TetR/AcrR family transcriptional regulator encodes MTQGPDPKTDTRKRILDIAEQLLLSRGFNAFSYQHISSELGVRNAAIHYHFPKKSDLGVALIQRYRRRFQRFIDQQAALDPQAQLEAYFGLSDSYYRQHRQICPSGILSTEFLTLPEEMQREAAAFIDEMRLWAVDITRRGAASGQMRYAGTPEAIGMMLFSALQGALQLARIDQHALETIKQQVRAVLGLGGH; translated from the coding sequence ATGACTCAAGGCCCAGATCCCAAGACCGACACCCGCAAGCGCATCCTGGACATCGCCGAGCAATTGCTGCTCAGCCGGGGCTTCAACGCTTTCAGCTACCAGCACATCAGCTCGGAGCTGGGCGTGCGCAACGCCGCCATTCATTATCACTTCCCCAAGAAAAGCGATCTGGGCGTGGCCTTGATCCAGCGTTACCGCCGGCGTTTCCAGCGCTTCATCGACCAGCAGGCGGCGCTGGATCCCCAGGCGCAGCTGGAGGCGTATTTCGGTCTGAGCGACAGCTATTACCGGCAGCACCGGCAGATCTGTCCCAGCGGCATTCTCAGCACCGAATTCCTGACGCTGCCGGAGGAAATGCAGCGGGAAGCGGCGGCCTTCATCGACGAGATGCGGCTGTGGGCGGTGGACATCACTAGGCGCGGCGCGGCCAGCGGCCAGATGCGTTACGCCGGCACGCCGGAGGCCATCGGCATGATGCTGTTCTCCGCCTTGCAAGGGGCGCTGCAGCTGGCGCGCATAGATCAGCACGCGCTGGAGACCATCAAGCAGCAAGTGCGCGCGGTGCTGGGCCTGGGCGGGCATTGA